The DNA sequence AGATGGAGGACGACCGCGACAGCCTCATCTTACTCAGGAGCGAACACTCATTTGTCATACTCAACAACTACCCCTACAACCCGGGTCATCTCATGGTAGTCCCGTACCAGCACACGGGTAAGTACGACGAACTGAGAGACGAGGTTCTGCGTGACCACGCGAGACTCAAACAGCTGACCTTCGAGGCTGTGAGAGAAGGCTTAGACCCAGACGGATTCAACACAGGTCTCAACCTCGGACACGGAAGCGGCGGGTCGATAGACGACCACCTCCACACACACGTGGTTCCGAGATGGAAAGGTGACACTAACTTCATGCCTGCGACTAGCGACACTAAGGTCATAGTCGAGGCTATCGACGAGACCTATGAACGCCTCTACGACGCATTCAAGAGGATCGACGGAGTAGTAACTACGGATAAAGAGAATGAGTCATTGGTAGTCGACGAGTGGTAACTGCGCGGCTGTTATAAGTAGCTACAGTATATTGCAGCACAGCGGTTAACGGATAAGTATCAGTACGAGTATAAGTATAACGAGTATAAGTAGTAGCGGCGAACCGCTTTTTCCGGAGGCTCGCGCACTCCAGTACTCAGCGGTACGTGGGAGGGCTTATCTTCCGTGTTCGGAATGGGTACGGGAGGAACCCCTCCGCTGTGGCCGCCTTAAAGCTGAACTCAGGCTATGAACCCGAAGCTCAGTGGAATAGCTGTGTGTAAACGCAACCCAGTTTACGCCTGGATCTGTAGGAGAGAGGGAATAAGTGGTTTGGCGTTTAGTGACCACGGGCTGAACACGTCGTTGCCTTCGTGCTTACACCCTGGTTCTATCGAACCCATCTTCTATGGGCCGCCTAAGGAGCTTCTTTTTCAGGTGGGTTTCCGGCTTAGATGCTTTCAGCCGTTAACCCGAGGCGCGTAGCTGCCCGGCAGTGCCCTATCGGACAACCGGTTGACCAGTGGCGCCGTTGCTATGTTCCTCTCGTACTAATAGCAACTTCCCGTCAAGCTCCGAACACCCCCAGTAGTTAGCAACCGACCTGTCTCACGACGGTCTAAACCCAGCTCACGACGCCCTTTAATAGGCGAACAACCTCACCCTTGGCGGCTTCTGCACCGCCAGGATGGGCGGAACCGACATCGAGGTAGCAAGCCACCGGGTCGATATGTACTCTTGCCGGTGACGACTCTGTTATCCCTAAGGTAGCTTTTCTGTCATCTATGGCCCGCATCACGCAGGCTCATAGGTTCGCTAGACCCGCCTTTCGGCTCGCCGTCCCTCGTTGGGAAGGACAGCGTCAGACCGGCTTTTGCTCTTGCACTCTTATCCGGGTTCCTGTCCCGGATGAGCCGATCTTTGGGCACGCTCGATATACTTTCAAGCGTGTACCGCCCCAGTCAAACTGCCTACCTAATGATGTCTTCCTCCCGGAGTGAGGGCTGCGGTCTCCCGCGGGTAGTATTTCAAGGCTGCCTCGGTGGCGTGCTGGCGCACGTACCTGTGTAATGGCTCCTACCTATTCTGCACACGAGAGACCACAGCCCAACATCAGGCTGCAGTAAAGCTCTATAGGGTCTTCGCTTCCCCCTGGGGGTCCCCAGACTCCGCACTGGGATGTGAGTTTCACCGGGTCCAAGCTAGGGACAGTGAGGCCCTCGTTAATCCATTCATGCAAGCCGCCAATAAAGCGGCAAGGTACTACGCTACCTTAAGAGGGTCATAGTTACCCCCGCCGTTGACGGGTCCTTCGCCCTATTGTAATAGGTGTTCAGATACCCGCACTGAGCAGGATTCAGTGATCGTACGAGGCCTTGCGGCTTAGCGATCACCTATGTTGTTATTAGACAGTCGGAGCCTCTTAGTCTCTGAGATCTGCCTCGTGAAAGGCAGACACCCCTTCTCGCGAACTTACGGGGCTAAATTGCCGAATTCCCTTAGCTCGGTTCTCCCGACACGTCTAGGCCTTTCCAGCCAGGACACCTGTGTCGGATCTCGGTACGGTCTACCACTCGCCTTTTCACGGGCTCCAGGAATCGACCGGCTTTCGCCATAACCTCTTCACTCGCTTCCTGCCATTACGGCTTCCACGAGCTTCAAGGCTTAGACGACGCGACTGCGTCGCCCGGTCTATCCCGAAGCGTCGGCTTTTAGTGTGGTTAGGCGCAGGAATATTAACCTGCTTCCCCTTCGATCTGCTCGAATTACGGCAGACCTTAGGACCGGCTAACCCTCGGCTGATCAACATTGCCGAGGAACCCTTGTCCTTTCGACGGTCGAGGTTCTCACCCGACTTTCGCTGCTACTGCTACCAGGATTTTCTTCACAACGCGGTCCACGCGACCTCACGGCCGAGCTTCCATCCGCGCTGAGTGCTTGCCTACAAGTCCTTACGGACTCGTGGGTCTCGGTGGCAGGTTTAAGCCCCGTCCATTTTCGGGGCCGCAAACCTCGGCCGGTGAGCTATTACGCTGTCCTTAGAGGGTAGCTGCTTCTAAGCTTACCTCCCAGCTGTCTGTGGCTTGCGACACCCTTCAAATGACACTTAACCTGCACTTTGGGACCTTAACCCACGGCTGGGTTGTCTCCCTTACGGATCACAGGCTTACCCCGGCAATCCGAACTCCCTGCTTCGACGGCGTCTGTGGGTTCGGAGTTCGACAGGGGGTCTCTCCCTCTCGGGAGAGCATTCCCCAATCGGTAGCTCTACCCCACAGACTACCTCAGCAGAGGTAATGCTTCGACATTTTTCGGCAAGAACCAGCCGTCGCCGAGTTCGATGGGCCTTTCACCCCTACTCGTGAATCACGTGAGAGCTTTGTAAGGCATCATCACATGCGGGCCTCCACGTCGCTTTCGCAACGCTTCACCCTGTTCACGAGTAGATCACCCGGTTTCGGGTCGTGTTCCCATGACTCCCCGCGCTTGAACACGGCGGACCAGGCGCCCGAAGGCGCTACGTCCATGTTGGTTTCCCTGTGGCTTCCACCGTGAAGGTGTTAGCCTTGCCATAAGAACACATTCCCTGGCTCGTTTTTCAAAACGTACGACGGAACACCGGCGACTCCTCTCGTACTACGTCCTTGCGAACGGTTCCTTTGAGGAGAAGCACCTTTCGTGCTCCGCCGCTCTATAACCGTCTGATTTCAGGCTCTTTTGACCTCCCTTCTCGGGGTGCTTTTCAGCGTTCGCTCACGCTACTAATACGCTATCGGTCTCGAGGAGTATTTAGTCTTGGAAGATGATGTCTCCCAAATTCCCAAGGGATTTCCAACCCCTGGTACTCTGGAGCTGACTCACGGCGTACTCCGGTAGGTTTACGGGGCTTTCACCCTGTATCGCGCTCCGTTCCAGGAGACTTCAACCCGCGTTTCGGCCGATGATGGTCAGTCCGAACACCACATTGCTCGAAGGCTTCGGTTTGGACTATATCGTGTTCACTCGCGGTTACTAACGACATCTCGTTTGATTTCTTTTCCTGTCCCTACTAAGATGTTTCAGTTGGGGACGTTCCCCACCGCACAAGGCGGTTGCAAAGGGGATTCCCATTAGGAGATCCCAGGTTCCTAGGCTCCGTGCGCCTTCCCTGGGCTTATCGCAGCTTGGCACGTCCTTCATCGGCACTCGAGCCGAGCCATTCACCAGACGGCGTAGCAAAACGAATTCCTCTCGTTCCTACAAATCCAGTGTGCGTCTGGGTTGCGTTTACACACAGCTTCATAGCACTCCCGTGGAGCATCACGGTAAGCGCATCCACCCTTCCCGCCCGCGCTTTCACGGAGCGGTGCATCGATGTCTGCATTTTGGCTTGTACGTTGCCCCATATAAGGGCAACGTTTCAAACTCGCCGCAGTGGCGGTGATGGACTCAGAGGGATTTGAACCCTCGGCCTCCGCCTTGCAAAGGCGGCGCTCTGCCGCTGAGCTATGAGCCCGACAGATACGCGCTGTCGAGACGCGAGAACGGATGTGCAAAACACACCCGATCACGGTAC is a window from the Candidatus Afararchaeum irisae genome containing:
- a CDS encoding HIT domain-containing protein produces the protein MNQIFAPWRIDWIERDDKNKNEEIDGCVFCELPEMEDDRDSLILLRSEHSFVILNNYPYNPGHLMVVPYQHTGKYDELRDEVLRDHARLKQLTFEAVREGLDPDGFNTGLNLGHGSGGSIDDHLHTHVVPRWKGDTNFMPATSDTKVIVEAIDETYERLYDAFKRIDGVVTTDKENESLVVDEW